The following are from one region of the Trichoplusia ni isolate ovarian cell line Hi5 chromosome 1, tn1, whole genome shotgun sequence genome:
- the LOC113508374 gene encoding importin-7 isoform X1, producing the protein MDTRKLTEILRGTIDPNQRQQAEEQLAQIHKIIGFAPSLLQVVMQNDVPIPVRQAGAVYLKNLITSGWQEKEPEEGEPIPFSIHEQDRAMIRDIIVDAIVQAPDIIRVQLCVCLKTIIKHDFPTRWTQIVDKIHIYLQNPEPNSWMGALLCLYQLIKNYEYRVTEKRLPLIEAMNLLLPMMYNLIVNLQSDPSIKSVLIQKQILKCFYGLVKYILPLDLITKEIFTKWMEVLRSVMEQPVPESTLQVDEDERMELPWWKCKKWAVHTLYRLFERYGSPVNACEEYVQFAEWYLTTFTGGILEVLLRILDQYRNKVYISPRVLQQTLSYIDQCVSHAHSWKLLKPHMFAIIQDVLFPLMSYSESDEELWETDPHEYIRIKFDIFEDFVSPVTAAQTLLLSCCKKRKDMLGRTMHLCMEVLTSRNREYEPRQRDGALHMVGTLNDILIKKKLYKDEIDSLLSQYVFPEFNSPLGFMRARACWVLHSFASVRFKNDQLLLEAVHLTVSALLNDKDLPVKVEAAIAIQMLLSSQEKVHKFLEPQVKPVTTELLKIIRETENDNIANVLQKIVPLYTEQLMPMAYEITDHLATTFSKVIETDSGTDEKAITAMGLLNTMETVLNVMEDNPEIMAQLEKTVLRVVGHILHHNIIEYYEEAMTLLCNLTAKTISEDMWKVLEMLYQVFEKEGFDYFTDMMPVLHNYITVDTNAFLSNENHILAMFNMAKAVLNSDAEDDSEIYAAKLLEVMVLQCSGKIDNCLPSFVELVLNRLTRKVKTSELRTMLLQVLIAILYCNPHLLFSILDKLQEAVPNASITQHFIKQWIHDTDCFLGLHDRKLCVLGICTLLEMGPQRPNLEEILPKLLPSCLVLFDGLKRAYEARAEADEETSSEEDEEDEDEEVLSSDEDDLEEMNNDYLENLARMALKNSEAQGVNMTAKIEDYDESDDHSRILGLAETTRPLWQDDDDDYDAEDTAIECYTTPLDEKDCVVDEYIKFKNTLHAISASEPALYHALTSTLNEAQQKQLSAVFVLADQRKAQQDSKRIEQSGGYMFTVPAQVPTKFKFGS; encoded by the exons atggaCACAAGAAAGCTGACTGAAATTTTGCGTGGAACTATCGATCCCAACCAGAGGCAGCAGGCTGAAGAACAACTTGCGCAG ATTCATAAAATCATTGGCTTTGCACCATCCTTGCTTCAAGTGGTTATGCAAAATGATGTACCAATACCAGTACGTCAAGCTGGTGCAGTTTACCTCAAGAACCTCATCACATCAGGCTGGCAGGAGAAGGAACCTGAGGAAGGAGAGCCTATACCATTCAGCATTCATGAACAGGACCGTGCCATGATCAGAGACATCATTGTAGACGCCATTGTGCAAGCTCCAGACATAATAAGAGTTCAGTTGTGTGTCTGTCTGAAAACCATCATCAAACATGACTTCCCAACACGCTGGACACAGATTGTTGATAAAATTCACATATACTTGCAAAACCCTGAGCCTAACAGTTGGATGGGAGCTCTCCTGTGCCTTTACCAACTCATCAAGAACTATGAATACCGTGTTACGGAGAAGAGACTACCTCTAATAGAGGCAATGAACCTGTTGCTGCCAATGATGTACAATTTGATCGTGAATCTCCAATCTGACCCTTCAATTAAGTCTGTTCTTATACAAAAGCAAATTCTGAAATGTTTCTACGGCCTTGTTAAG TATATTCTGCCACTTGACCTCATTACAAaagaaattttcacaaaatggATGGAAGTGCTTCGCTCTGTGATGGAACAGCCTGTCCCAGAAAGTACCCTGCAAGTGGATGAAGATGAACGCATGGAGTTGCCTTGGTGGAAGTGCAAAAAGTGGGCCGTCCACACTTTGTACAGACTCTTTGAACG GTATGGAAGTCCAGTCAATGCCTGTGAAGAGTATGTCCAATTTGCTGAGTGGTATCTCACTACATTCACTGGTGGCATTCTTGAAGTTCTCCTGAGGATACTGGACCAATACCGCAACAAGGTGTACATATCTCCAAGAGTTCTGCAACAGACCCTGAGCTACATTGATCAGTG TGTGAGCCACGCCCACTCGTGGAAGCTCCTGAAGCCCCACATGTTCGCCATCATCCAGGACGTGCTCTTCCCGCTCATGTCCTACTCCGAGTCAGACGAAGAGCTGTGGGAGACAGACCCACACGAATACATACGGATAAAATTCG atattttcgAAGATTTTGTGTCGCCTGTGACCGCCGCACAGACACTTCTTTTATCGTGTTGCAAAAAGCGCAAAGACATGCTTGGACGCACGATGCACTTGTGTATGGAAGTACTGACAAGTCGAAATCGCGAATACGAACCAAGACAGCGCGATGGTGCATTACATATGGTAGGCACATTGAACGATATACTCATCAAGAAAAAGTTATACAAAGATGAGATCGACTCCCTTCTCAGTCAATACGTATTCCCTGAGTTCAACAGCCCTCTTGGGTTCATGAGAGCCAGAGCTTGCTGGGTCCTCCACAGTTTCGCTAGCGTGCGCTTCAAGAATGACCAACTGCTTCTCGAAGCCGTTCATTTGACGGTCTCTGCTCTTCTCAACGACAAAGACTTACCTGTGAAGGTTGAAGCGGCTATCGCCATTCAGATGCTATTGTCCTCGCAAGAGAAAGTTCACAAATTCTTGGAGCCTCAAGTGAAGCCCGTAACAACGGAACTTCTTAAAATTATTCGCGAGACTGAGAACGACAACATAGCTAATGTGCTGCAGAAGATTGTACCTCTATACACTGAGCAGCTAATGCCAATGGCTTACGAAATCACCGATCACCTGGCGACCACATTCAGCAAGGTTATTGAGACAGACTCTGGAACTGACGAGAAAGCTATCACGGCAATGGGTCTGCTCAATACCATGGAGACAGTTTTGAACGTTATGGAGGACAACCCTGAGATTATGGCTCAGCTAGAAAAGACGGTATTGCGCGTCGTGGGTCACATTCTGCATCACAATATCATTG AGTATTACGAGGAAGCCATGACGCTGCTGTGCAACCTCACCGCTAAGACTATTTCGGAGGACATGTGGAAGGTTCTAGAAATGCTCTACCAAGTGTTCGAGAAAGAAGGCTTTGATTACTTCACGGACATGATGCCGGTGCTCCACAACTACATCACTGTCGATACAAACGCATTCCTCTCCAATGAAAACCATATCCTTGCTATGTTCAACATGGCTAAAGCA GTGTTGAATTCAGACGCTGAAGACGACTCCGAAATCTATGCTGCAAAGCTTCTAGAAGTTATGGTGCTGCAGTGTTCCGGCAAGATTGACAACTGTCTGCCATCCTTTGTAGAACTGGTGCTTAACAGGCTCACTAGGAAGGTCAAGACTTCCGAGCTTAGGACTATGCTTTTGCAG GTTCTAATAGCCATACTGTACTGCAATCCACACCTCCTGTTCTCTATTCTTGACAAATTGCAAGAAGCTGTGCCTAATGCATCCATCACGCAGCACTTCATTAAGCAATGGATTCACGATACAGACTGCTTTTTGGG GCTGCACGATAGAAAACTGTGTGTCCTCGGCATCTGTACGCTGCTAGAGATGGGGCCACAGCGGCCCAACCTAGAAGAGATCTTGCCGAAGTTGCTGCCATCCTGCCTGGTGCTGTTCGACGGCCTGAAGCGCGCCTACGAGGCGAGGGCTGAAGCTGATGAGGAGACGTCCTCTGAAGAAGATGAGGAGGATGAAGACGAAG agGTGCTATCCAGCGATGAGGACGATTTAGAAGAAATGAATAACGATTATTTAGAAAACTTGGCCAGAATGGCGCTCAAGAACAGTGAGGCGCAAGGTGTCAATATGACCGCTAAGATCGAAGATTACGATGAAAGTGATGAT CATTCAAGAATCCTGGGATTGGCTGAAACGACTAGACCATTATGGCAGGAT
- the LOC113508374 gene encoding importin-7 isoform X2: MDTRKLTEILRGTIDPNQRQQAEEQLAQIHKIIGFAPSLLQVVMQNDVPIPVRQAGAVYLKNLITSGWQEKEPEEGEPIPFSIHEQDRAMIRDIIVDAIVQAPDIIRVQLCVCLKTIIKHDFPTRWTQIVDKIHIYLQNPEPNSWMGALLCLYQLIKNYEYRVTEKRLPLIEAMNLLLPMMYNLIVNLQSDPSIKSVLIQKQILKCFYGLVKYILPLDLITKEIFTKWMEVLRSVMEQPVPESTLQVDEDERMELPWWKCKKWAVHTLYRLFERYGSPVNACEEYVQFAEWYLTTFTGGILEVLLRILDQYRNKVYISPRVLQQTLSYIDQCVSHAHSWKLLKPHMFAIIQDVLFPLMSYSESDEELWETDPHEYIRIKFDIFEDFVSPVTAAQTLLLSCCKKRKDMLGRTMHLCMEVLTSRNREYEPRQRDGALHMVGTLNDILIKKKLYKDEIDSLLSQYVFPEFNSPLGFMRARACWVLHSFASVRFKNDQLLLEAVHLTVSALLNDKDLPVKVEAAIAIQMLLSSQEKVHKFLEPQVKPVTTELLKIIRETENDNIANVLQKIVPLYTEQLMPMAYEITDHLATTFSKVIETDSGTDEKAITAMGLLNTMETVLNVMEDNPEIMAQLEKTVLRVVGHILHHNIIEYYEEAMTLLCNLTAKTISEDMWKVLEMLYQVFEKEGFDYFTDMMPVLHNYITVDTNAFLSNENHILAMFNMAKAVLNSDAEDDSEIYAAKLLEVMVLQCSGKIDNCLPSFVELVLNRLTRKVKTSELRTMLLQVLIAILYCNPHLLFSILDKLQEAVPNASITQHFIKQWIHDTDCFLGLHDRKLCVLGICTLLEMGPQRPNLEEILPKLLPSCLVLFDGLKRAYEARAEADEETSSEEDEEDEDEEVLSSDEDDLEEMNNDYLENLARMALKNSEAQGVNMTAKIEDYDESDDDDDDYDAEDTAIECYTTPLDEKDCVVDEYIKFKNTLHAISASEPALYHALTSTLNEAQQKQLSAVFVLADQRKAQQDSKRIEQSGGYMFTVPAQVPTKFKFGS, from the exons atggaCACAAGAAAGCTGACTGAAATTTTGCGTGGAACTATCGATCCCAACCAGAGGCAGCAGGCTGAAGAACAACTTGCGCAG ATTCATAAAATCATTGGCTTTGCACCATCCTTGCTTCAAGTGGTTATGCAAAATGATGTACCAATACCAGTACGTCAAGCTGGTGCAGTTTACCTCAAGAACCTCATCACATCAGGCTGGCAGGAGAAGGAACCTGAGGAAGGAGAGCCTATACCATTCAGCATTCATGAACAGGACCGTGCCATGATCAGAGACATCATTGTAGACGCCATTGTGCAAGCTCCAGACATAATAAGAGTTCAGTTGTGTGTCTGTCTGAAAACCATCATCAAACATGACTTCCCAACACGCTGGACACAGATTGTTGATAAAATTCACATATACTTGCAAAACCCTGAGCCTAACAGTTGGATGGGAGCTCTCCTGTGCCTTTACCAACTCATCAAGAACTATGAATACCGTGTTACGGAGAAGAGACTACCTCTAATAGAGGCAATGAACCTGTTGCTGCCAATGATGTACAATTTGATCGTGAATCTCCAATCTGACCCTTCAATTAAGTCTGTTCTTATACAAAAGCAAATTCTGAAATGTTTCTACGGCCTTGTTAAG TATATTCTGCCACTTGACCTCATTACAAaagaaattttcacaaaatggATGGAAGTGCTTCGCTCTGTGATGGAACAGCCTGTCCCAGAAAGTACCCTGCAAGTGGATGAAGATGAACGCATGGAGTTGCCTTGGTGGAAGTGCAAAAAGTGGGCCGTCCACACTTTGTACAGACTCTTTGAACG GTATGGAAGTCCAGTCAATGCCTGTGAAGAGTATGTCCAATTTGCTGAGTGGTATCTCACTACATTCACTGGTGGCATTCTTGAAGTTCTCCTGAGGATACTGGACCAATACCGCAACAAGGTGTACATATCTCCAAGAGTTCTGCAACAGACCCTGAGCTACATTGATCAGTG TGTGAGCCACGCCCACTCGTGGAAGCTCCTGAAGCCCCACATGTTCGCCATCATCCAGGACGTGCTCTTCCCGCTCATGTCCTACTCCGAGTCAGACGAAGAGCTGTGGGAGACAGACCCACACGAATACATACGGATAAAATTCG atattttcgAAGATTTTGTGTCGCCTGTGACCGCCGCACAGACACTTCTTTTATCGTGTTGCAAAAAGCGCAAAGACATGCTTGGACGCACGATGCACTTGTGTATGGAAGTACTGACAAGTCGAAATCGCGAATACGAACCAAGACAGCGCGATGGTGCATTACATATGGTAGGCACATTGAACGATATACTCATCAAGAAAAAGTTATACAAAGATGAGATCGACTCCCTTCTCAGTCAATACGTATTCCCTGAGTTCAACAGCCCTCTTGGGTTCATGAGAGCCAGAGCTTGCTGGGTCCTCCACAGTTTCGCTAGCGTGCGCTTCAAGAATGACCAACTGCTTCTCGAAGCCGTTCATTTGACGGTCTCTGCTCTTCTCAACGACAAAGACTTACCTGTGAAGGTTGAAGCGGCTATCGCCATTCAGATGCTATTGTCCTCGCAAGAGAAAGTTCACAAATTCTTGGAGCCTCAAGTGAAGCCCGTAACAACGGAACTTCTTAAAATTATTCGCGAGACTGAGAACGACAACATAGCTAATGTGCTGCAGAAGATTGTACCTCTATACACTGAGCAGCTAATGCCAATGGCTTACGAAATCACCGATCACCTGGCGACCACATTCAGCAAGGTTATTGAGACAGACTCTGGAACTGACGAGAAAGCTATCACGGCAATGGGTCTGCTCAATACCATGGAGACAGTTTTGAACGTTATGGAGGACAACCCTGAGATTATGGCTCAGCTAGAAAAGACGGTATTGCGCGTCGTGGGTCACATTCTGCATCACAATATCATTG AGTATTACGAGGAAGCCATGACGCTGCTGTGCAACCTCACCGCTAAGACTATTTCGGAGGACATGTGGAAGGTTCTAGAAATGCTCTACCAAGTGTTCGAGAAAGAAGGCTTTGATTACTTCACGGACATGATGCCGGTGCTCCACAACTACATCACTGTCGATACAAACGCATTCCTCTCCAATGAAAACCATATCCTTGCTATGTTCAACATGGCTAAAGCA GTGTTGAATTCAGACGCTGAAGACGACTCCGAAATCTATGCTGCAAAGCTTCTAGAAGTTATGGTGCTGCAGTGTTCCGGCAAGATTGACAACTGTCTGCCATCCTTTGTAGAACTGGTGCTTAACAGGCTCACTAGGAAGGTCAAGACTTCCGAGCTTAGGACTATGCTTTTGCAG GTTCTAATAGCCATACTGTACTGCAATCCACACCTCCTGTTCTCTATTCTTGACAAATTGCAAGAAGCTGTGCCTAATGCATCCATCACGCAGCACTTCATTAAGCAATGGATTCACGATACAGACTGCTTTTTGGG GCTGCACGATAGAAAACTGTGTGTCCTCGGCATCTGTACGCTGCTAGAGATGGGGCCACAGCGGCCCAACCTAGAAGAGATCTTGCCGAAGTTGCTGCCATCCTGCCTGGTGCTGTTCGACGGCCTGAAGCGCGCCTACGAGGCGAGGGCTGAAGCTGATGAGGAGACGTCCTCTGAAGAAGATGAGGAGGATGAAGACGAAG agGTGCTATCCAGCGATGAGGACGATTTAGAAGAAATGAATAACGATTATTTAGAAAACTTGGCCAGAATGGCGCTCAAGAACAGTGAGGCGCAAGGTGTCAATATGACCGCTAAGATCGAAGATTACGATGAAAGTGATGAT